The Chelonia mydas isolate rCheMyd1 chromosome 28, rCheMyd1.pri.v2, whole genome shotgun sequence region TGGGGCggtggatagatagatgggtgtgtatggggaaagaacataagaacgccCAAaattggtcagaccaaaggtccatctagcccagtgtgctgtcttcccacagtggccaatgccaggtgccccagagggagtgaacagaaaagTTGGATCCATCCCTTAGGTagacagatagagggggtggatggggatagatagatagacagatagatagagggggtggatggggatagatagacagatagatagattagatagagggggtggatggggataggtAGATGtgggggagtggatggggatggatagatagatagagggggtggatggggatagatagatgggggggtggatggggatagatagatagatagatagatagatagatagatagatagatagatagatagatagatagatagtctGGGGATAGAGAGAAGGCGGGTGTATGGGAAGGCGGGTTAGACAGGAAGCTAGAAGGCTGGCACGAGGGAGCCCTGTCGGGTCAGAGGGGTCTGGGATACGTCTCCCACTGCAGGGCGTGGTCAGATTTCATAGtccctctctcctctctccaGCCCAAATCCCTAGTGACGACTCCCACTACCTGCTCCAGAAGTACCGCCGCGAGGAGCTGGTGCTGCAACAGGAAAGATATAGGTGAGTCAAAGGGGGAACATAAACGgcagttcccctccccctccagagcaATGGGTTCAGGCTCCCCGCAAACTCAGGCAGTGTCACGGTGTGGGTTACAGCTGGGTTATGGTTTAAAGCCTTTCTGTGCAGCCCCAGGGGCCAGAAACGAAcgaaccttttttttaaaaaccctcaagCTGAGCTTGTGTTGCAATCGAAGAAATCCAGGGGGCGGGACGGGGTCTGGGGGATGAGGCATGAGCCAGAAGGGCCAAGGGCTTAAGCCACCCCAGCTTGCTCCTGGAGCTGATGGAGCgctcagtccctgccctggctgcTGTCTTAGTTAAGGCCCAGGTGCGGTGGGGCCTAGTGGATAAAGCCCTGGAGTGGGGagtcaggatacctgggttctcCCACGGCTAGTTCCCCCCCCactccgtgactcagtttccacacctgtaaaatggatataacgGCACACTACTCTTTTCTAAGGCACTTTGAGATTGGCTGACCCGAAGCCGGAGAGGCTTGTTATTAATCGCCCTCTTCCCCGGGACAGGTGGAAGGAGTACCTCCCTGGCATCCCCTGGTGTGCCGACATTGACAGTGCCCTGACCGCCGAAATCGACATCCAATATTCGTTCCCCAAGGCCTCTGCTTTCTTCGGGCGTGGATCGGCGGCGTAAGCGGCGGGGCAAGGGGTGTGGCTGAAAGACCACTTCTTTGAGAGGTGGCCCAGCTCTCCAGAGGGattgaggtgcctaaatcccattggaaGAAAGGGGAGTTAGGCGCCTACTGATCCTTGAGGAGCTGACCTTTTGTGTCTCTCATTAGGAGATGCAGAAATTATTTCATTTGCCATAACTGTACCCCACCCTCCAGCCTGAGTCCTGTATAACTGAAGGGgggaatctatctatctatctatctatctatctatctatctatctatctatctatctatctccacacaccccatccaccccgtctatctatctagctatctatctaggttctgcagggatcagttcattCCAGATTGTCCTCAGAGATCGAGGTAGTCAATATAAAATTCCTGCTGCTCCGAGGTGAGGTTGGGGCAAGGACAGGCGGGGCAATAAGCCGCGGCGGAGATGGGACAGACCTACCGCCCCGGCTGGATCCCCGGGTCCGCTGGGCCCATGCCGAGAAAATGCCTCGTAATGCAGGCGAATGCGTCTGGGAGCAGGGAAGGCGGTAGCCCTGCCAAAGGGGGGACGGTGCTCCGGAAAGctgagaactaggggtcacccaacgTGAGGTCCTTGGGGTGCTCGGGCTAAGGGATGTGGAACCAGGGAGTCGGACCCGGGAGGGGTTTGCCCCGTCTGTGGCACTGGCGATTGGGTCCAGTGCTGGGGGCCAGGTTGGGAAAAGGGCTGCACCCATAGCTGGAGCGACAGAtaggtggggtgtgtggggctggAGAGACAGAGGGTGCACATGGGGACAGACAGAGGGGCGCTTGTGGGACAGAAGGACAGAAGGGCGAGtatggggagagacagacagaaggagGTATATGGGatcagacagacagagggtgTACACTGGATCAGAGACAGAGGTGGTGTATGGGGACGGAAAAAGGGGTCACATGGGGCCAGACAGACAGGTGTTTATGGATGGACAGAGGGTGCACATGGGAACAGCCAGGCAGAGGGGTGTGAGGAGGTGAACAGacagggtgtggatggggtcagagGGGCGAGAGGAGGGACCGACAGAGGGTGTGGATGGGGACGAATAGAGACAGGGGTgtgaagggggacagagggtccAGGCAGAGGGCACACACAGCGTCTCTGAGCCCGGCTCCCTGTCCCCGCAGGCTGCTGGAGTCCAAGCTGAAGGGGTTCCTGGACCGGCCGTACTCCTGGGAGACGTTAACTGACATCCCCAAGATTTTCTGTTTCTACCAGAGCCCAGTCTCAGGTCCGTGCTGCCCCAagcgctgtggggaggggcggggagccaACGCCAGCACAGGGCGACCCCCTGGCGCCGGgaccccccctttccttccctacGTCATCTGTGGGGTGCTGAGCCCACACACGGCCCCTCCAGGACAACTGGTCCTgccaccctccgcccccccaccagGGCTcccaccaggactcccagccccccctatTCTAACCGCtagacccccactcccctcctagagcttgagagagaacccaggagtcctggctcccagcccccacccccttctgacCTCTccgctccactccccaccccccagagcccggGAGAGAACTCAGAAGACCTGgctcgcagccccccccccccccagctctaaccaccaggccccactcccctccccaggcgATGGGGTTTTATTTCAAGGGCTGGCGTGTGTCTGTATCCCCAGAGTACGTCATTGAGCACTGGCAGGAAGATGCTTTCTTCGGGTACCAGTATCTGAATGGGATCAACCCCGTTCTGATCCGGAAATGCACGGCGCTCCCCGAGAACTTCCCCGTGACGCAGGAGATGGTGGCCGGCTCCCTGGGGGAATCCACCAGCCTCCGGGAGGAGCTGCAGGTAACACCCCACCCCCCGTAAATAATCAGAGCCTGGCtgagtcccagccctgtccagtccatcctgccctccttccccgtGAACTCCTGCTGGTGGGAGCCCGGTGCTCTCTTCCCAAACTAAATTGTTTGTAGCATAGCTGGGTCTGGATaaccagccgccccaccccagaggtggctgcattttaacGCTGTGTACGTGCTGTGTGTGTTGCTTGCCGGGACATGCTGAAGGGAAGCTCACAGCCCTGGGAGCGGGGCACTGaccctcctctgctctgcctgacaGAGAGGGAGCATCTATCTAGCAGATTACAAGCTCCTGGAAGACATTCCcaccattgaagtgaatggtCACCAGCAGTACATCGCCGCGCCCCTGTGCCTGCTGCACCAGAAACCCAGCGGGGAGGTCGTCCCCTTGGCCATCCAGGTGAGGGGTTTCTTTGCTCGCCCCTCCTGAGCCACCTGGGCCCCCCTGCAGCTAGGGAGCAACTGGGCTCCACCATTGTGAAAGGCACAATTATTACTGTGGGCAGGGCCCgagtgtgccaggcgctgcacagacccaaTGGACCCATTGCTCTGATCCAGTGGGTGAATGGGTCCACTGGGGGGATATGGGGCTGGATGGGCCCATTGCTCTGATCCGGGGGGGATACTGGGCAGGATGGGCCCACTGCTCTGACCCAGGGTGGTACTGGACCCATTTCTCTGAcccagctcccccacagctcAGCCAGCGCCCAGGTCCCGAAAGCCCCATCTTCCTGCCCAGTGACTCCGACTGGCTCTGGACTCTGGCCAAGACCTGGGTGCGCAGCTCCGAGTTCCACGTGCACCAGGTCACCTCCCACCTGCTCCGCGCCCACCTGCTGGCCGAGGTCTTCTCAGTGGCCACCCAGTGCCAGCTGCCCATGTGCCACCCCCTGTACAAGGTGAGGGGGGGCggagctgctgtgggggggcggggccatgggtGGGCACGGCCCCACTCAGCTTGGAGAGTCAGCCAATGGGAAGGCGGCGGGCAGCCAGTGTCCACACCCGGCACCTTATGCAAGGATCAAACAGGTGGCATCAGGGGTGGGGTGAGTCCCATTCCTGGATACccactgtcacggagtccccgggcgatgctctggagctgctccctacgaagccagtcaggactcggcggaagtctcctctctgggagcagactgtcttcaggacacacagctcacgcAGCTTCCCCCTTCTTGgttctgacctcggagcattcagcctcctctgcccctccgtgcacttcccacagtgagtctgcccaggcggggtcctggggaagccagggggtcctgcccccccactccacagtcagacgtgactctcagtcagccagtaaaacagaaggtttattagacgacaggaacatggtctaacacagagcttgtaggtgcagagaacaggacccctcagccgggtccattttggggggcagtgagccagatagcgatgtctgcacttcactccacgtccccagccagccccaaactgactccccctccagcccctcctcctctgcgcTTTGTCCCATTCCCAGgtcaggagggcacctgattcctttgttctccaaccctttagctctcaccttgcaggggagaagggccagGCCAGCAGTtgtcaggaaacagggtgtcggccattctctgtgtccagacccctgcacacacctgccctctagggctctgcaactaTCACACACCCTTCTCCCATCACCtcgatacttaagaactgcataggggaaactgaggcacccctacagtattcagaagAACcgttaagaacagtcctgcttcgtcacaCCCTCTTCTGCAGGTCCTGGGACTTGTTGAGGGAGTTGACCAAGGGTGCCCGGTTCTTGCTGTGCCCACCTGGGGCACATTCCCCAGAGGTGCCCAGTGGGTGCCTTTTGATGCTCAGACAAGCCGAGATGGATGTTTGCTGCCAAAGAGTCCAACAGTTTGAGAGGGGCCCAGCCGGGCGTGTTCCCCCCGAAGCTATACACAGGAGTCacccatatgtgtgtgtgttctagaAGTGCCTATCTGTGTGTGTTTAGAACCTTCTCTCCAGCTGCTTCAGCCCCTGCGTCTCTTCTCTTCCAGCTCCTGATCCCTCACACCCGTTTCTCCATCCTCATCGATGTCCTGGCCCGGACCTTTCTCATCAGCTCCGGGGGCGTATTCGATCGGGTAAAGAGGGGATTGTCTCATAATAGTAATATAATCTCTTGCTtgtagctggtttcagagtaacagccgtgttagtctgctatgcatccgatgaagtgagctgtagctcacgaaagctcatgctcaaataaactggttagtctctaaggtgccacaagtactccttttctttttgcttgtagCTGGTGCTTTTCACCCCtagattgcaaagcactttagaaaggaCATGAGGAGCAAtagcttcattttacagatgggaaaactgaggcagaagacCGGGCCTTATTTGCCTCACTCAGCATGCCTTTGGTAGAACCAGGGAGAGCTGGGTGCTAGCCCCGGGTGCTAGCccctaggccacactgcctcccatagCTTGTTCAGAAAGGAGGGAGAATGACCAAACTGCCCATCAAATCAACTACACCACTGCCCCTCCCAAACTCCACCGacccagctccgcccccagcctgCTCAGCCAATCAAACGCAAGGCAGAAGCAGCTCCTCCTGGTGGTCGGCGCTCATTGGCCACCTCACATCTGGGATCCAGCGAACATCCTTTTCCACACAAAGTTGGGCCCGTTGATAACTGAGATCAGATTAGTGACACACACCCCCATGTGGAGGCTCTTAATTCACTTTCACTGGGACCACTTCAACCCAAGCACAATTATTAGCCCTTTTGTGGGCATGGCCCGAACCGCAGTTTCCTGCCTTCTGATCAGGGCGAGGGAACATGTTTTTCACGGAAAAATGGCCAGTGGGGAAAAATTAAAGGTTTTGCACttgaaatggtcagttttcaaaaaaaaaagttcatggcATTTTTATGGCATTTTCCTTCATAATCATGATTTTCCTTCCTTTGTTGCCTTTTGCTTCTTTTCCCTGAGATTCCCTGACTTCGTCCTTTCCCTGTTTTCccggctcctctccccaccccactttttCCTGGTTTTCCCATTTTGTTCTTGGGTTTTCCCTTTTCCTTGGTTTtatcctcttttccctttccccccttttttttcttttttcctttttttctcttggtttgtctgttttttcttgtttttttcttttcatttttttcttggatttttttcttttcccttgtttgtttctttctcttttcacttttttaaattgttttttccgTTTTTGCCCCTGgggttttccctttttctttgtttACCCTCCCGCCGTTTTCCCTGTTTTCTTAGTTGCTTTCTCTCTTCACTTCATTTTCTTGATTTGtgttttttcttggtttttccctttttgttgttgttccccccattttcccttttttcttattttttcacttctttttcttgttttttctttctgttttttcttgttcCCTCCATTGTTCATCTTTCTTAGTTTTTCCTactttcctcccttttttccttcttttccttcttccttttgtCCCCTGTGTCcccatttccttttattttcctggTCACTTTCATTAGTGAACATATTTTGGGAGGGAAAATAAATTGTCACCAAAGGATTTCATACGTTTGATTCCCAGCGCTGCCCCAGACCCTGGGGAATCAACGCAATTCCAGtgtcctacccccctcccctggggcctgCTGCTCCGTGGCAGTAACTCCCAGCGGGCCCGGGCCGGGTCTATATTCCACAGGCCATAGCGACCGGGCGTCCAGGCCTCACCGAGCTTCTCCGCAAGGGCCTGGAGAACCTGACCTACACCATGCTCTGCCTTCCCGACGACATCCAGGAGCGCGGTGTCGGCTCCCTCCAGAGCTACTACTACAGGGACGATGGGCTCAAGATCTGGGCAGCTATAGAGAGGtgagggggtgctgggtggggtggggtgtggggaggagagatgaAGGCACATGTGGGGGAAGGGATTAGACCTAGTGAAATCAGAGGGGGCAAAGTGTTGGGGCGCTGAGTGTGGAGGGGGTCAGGGGCAGAGCCCCCTGGGAGTCCAGGTCTTGTGTGGGAGGGAGCCCTGCATACTGGGCTTGTTCTGCTGGGATCCAGCGAACATCCTTTACCACACAAAGTTGGGCCCGTTGATAACTGAAATCAGATTTCAATCCGGTTTAGTGACAATGTGGAAGCTCTTAATTCACTTTAACTGAAACCACTTCAACGCGATCCCAATCGAAGAACAGCCAAAATGAGACCGTCAGCCCCAGGATCTGCTGCTGGTTCATAGAAccacagaagatcagggttggaagagacctcaggaggttcatTGGTCGTCTAGTCCAATGAACTTGCTTTAAATTCACGTCTGTGGTTGACCCAGCCCAAATCTCCATTTAGAgggtaacattttccaaagtgcccacACGGTCAAAGGACtaagggtttttttggggtgggttggcaattttgaaaagtataaataaataacttaattttaaataaaatagttttaggttggccccaaactgacaattttcaaaatgttcagcCCCTCGAAAAATCACAGCCCCAAAATAAAATTCCTTTCAggtcaaattaaacattttgttttgtgttaattgaGTTGGTTTGTTTCCATTTGGAGCATTTCGaaacatttttgatttaaaaaataaataaatttccagGACATTTTGAACAAATGTtagaacaaaaaattaaatttttcgGGGCGGTTTACAGGTTTCCGGATGATTTGTTTTTTCagcacaagagctggcaacactggagTCATTTGCAAACTCTTTCAGGGTCACCGCGACTCCATTTTGTACCCCCCAAAAGTTTTAGCTCAAACCAGGAGCGCTGGAAACTCCCTGGAAGTAGGGGGGCCACCGGTGCTTGCAtcgtggccccgcccccactccatccctccccGCAAGGCTCCGCCCTCATTccgcctcttccccgaggccctgcccctgcttgctcctctccgcccccctccccacgtcGCTTCCCATTAAGGCGGGTAAAAAgcgatggggccatggccccttaGCGTTCCCTGTTCCTGCCACCCTGGTGCAAACATTTCGTCCCTCTCGATTTAGGAACCTAATTGCCGACGTCCACGGAATTTAGACACCGAACCAGCTTAGGCATTTTGTAAATTACTCTGGGCACCCAGCTGCCATTGTAAATTTAACCCACCATGCGCCTAAGTCCCTTTGGAGAATGGCAggcaggctcctaaatcacttagaggCTTGGAAACATTTGACCCCAAACTCTAAAACCAACTCTCCTGGGTGGCACGGGGCATGGAGGGGAACCTGGACCACCTAAGAAGTGAAGTTGAAGGGGAGCAGGAATAGCTCTGTGGagactggagggaggggggggctcCCCTGGCTTGTCCTAGGGGAGAGCCTCTCACCGTGGGCCCCGGCGTCTGGGCTGACCCGATTCCCCTTTTACTCTCCCAGCTTTGTCTCCGGCATCGTGGGGATCTACTACCGGACCAGCCTCTCGGTGCAGAGTGACCACGAGCTGCAGGCGTGGGTGGGCGAGATATTCACCAAGGGATTCCTCGGCCGACAGGCGTCGGGTGAGAGCGCGGGGGCGGCTAGCGATCTATGGGCCCGGGGTCACAGGCGCTGCTGAGGggtcctccctcccacccccaagaacCAGCCCCCCGTTAAGGTGTCTCCAAACCCCAAGGCGCCTGTGAAAACATCAGCCATGGCCTAGGCGTGACGCCTGCCGTGTGACAGCCGTGGGTCGCCCGCACGCCTccacgtggcttttagctcacgcggtagaggctcatgcactaagctccggaGGCCcccggttcgatcccgcccgccgagtctgtcggtgttacacgtGCACTCGCAGTAGTGATGCTGGTATTGCACTAGCCCAGCATCACCCCTGGCAGGGGGAGCGGAGACGGGAGGCTCCcagccaggggcaggggagggggccccAGTCCCATGCTCACCAGTCCATCCCTCCCCGGCAGGCGTCCCCTCGACTCTGGGCACCGCGGCCGAGCTGACCAAGTACCTGACCATGGTGATCTTCACCTGCTCCGCCTATCACGCTGCGGTCAACTCCGGGCAGGTGGGTGAGGGCCGCCCGCCCTGTCCCCCTCTTGGAGGGGgtgtctctttccttcccccctttcctctccttaCACCAGTGTCCCTGCCCTTGGgccccagtctgtcccctcctgccctttgggCCCCATTGGGTACGCCCCATACTTTGGGGTCTGAGACTTGATGGCTCATGCCCAGGAGTTACTGTGGCTTAAAGTCCACTCTAGCCCAGGTGGAgttgctgggagccaggactcctgggttctctccccagctctgggaggggagtggggtctagtgggttagcgcaggggggctgggagccaggactcctgggttctattcctggctttgtcaAGCATCTTGCACAtgttccatcccctccctccctctgacaattttttttaaagaaaattttcatttcctttgtaatgtttccattttttcaacaaaatgaatcaaaatgaaaatccGTGGGAGAGATCGGGGCCCAGTCatgccgggtgctgcacagaccccatcTCAGATCAGGGTCCCCCCTTGTGCCAGGTACtggacagaccccccccccgactgagcTCAGGTCCCCCCTTGTGCCAGGTACTggacagaaccccccccccccactgagatcAGGTCCTgcgttgtgccaggcactgcacagaccccccccgaCAGAGATCGGgtcccccattgtgccaggcactgcacggTGACATAGTGAGAGatggtccctgacccaaagagctcaccctctaaatagacaaaacagacaatgGGAAGAATTATCACCTCccttgtgcagatggggaaattgaggcatggagCGACTTGGTGCCTGGCCTGGTGGCACAGAGGGAGATCATGGAGTCGCTGGGACTGGACTGCAGGTCAGAGTCCCAGCCACGGATCTGAACTG contains the following coding sequences:
- the LOC119564589 gene encoding hydroperoxide isomerase ALOXE3 isoform X1; translated protein: MAVYKAQVSTGQDLLAGTFDTISITLVGIDGESPKHVLDRCGLDFQPGFVREYEVPSERALGPIVLIRLHKEPYCVFPESTWYCNTVRVTSPEGDTYHFPCYRWIHGYCTVELVESTAQIPSDDSHYLLQKYRREELVLQQERYRWKEYLPGIPWCADIDSALTAEIDIQYSFPKASAFFGRGSAALLESKLKGFLDRPYSWETLTDIPKIFCFYQSPVSEYVIEHWQEDAFFGYQYLNGINPVLIRKCTALPENFPVTQEMVAGSLGESTSLREELQRGSIYLADYKLLEDIPTIEVNGHQQYIAAPLCLLHQKPSGEVVPLAIQLSQRPGPESPIFLPSDSDWLWTLAKTWVRSSEFHVHQVTSHLLRAHLLAEVFSVATQCQLPMCHPLYKLLIPHTRFSILIDVLARTFLISSGGVFDRAIATGRPGLTELLRKGLENLTYTMLCLPDDIQERGVGSLQSYYYRDDGLKIWAAIESFVSGIVGIYYRTSLSVQSDHELQAWVGEIFTKGFLGRQASGVPSTLGTAAELTKYLTMVIFTCSAYHAAVNSGQFELAVFMPNYPSSMRKPPPRNKAEVTLKEFLDTIPEMNTTSLILSVLWVLRNEDQDMRPLGTYPEEHFTEHGPKQLMAAFQDRLAEICREIEERNQSLALSYNYMYPPDIENSTAI
- the LOC119564589 gene encoding hydroperoxide isomerase ALOXE3 isoform X2; its protein translation is MAVYKAQVSTGQDLLAGTFDTISITLVGIDGESPKHVLDRCGLDFQPGFVREYEVPSERALGPIVLIRLHKEPYCVFPESTWYCNTVRVTSPEGDTYHFPCYRWIHGYCTVELVESTAQIPSDDSHYLLQKYRREELVLQQERYRWKEYLPGIPWCADIDSALTAEIDIQYSFPKASAFFGRGSAALLESKLKGFLDRPYSWETLTDIPKIFCFYQSPVSEYVIEHWQEDAFFGYQYLNGINPVLIRKCTALPENFPVTQEMVAGSLGESTSLREELQRGSIYLADYKLLEDIPTIEVNGHQQYIAAPLCLLHQKPSGEVVPLAIQLLIPHTRFSILIDVLARTFLISSGGVFDRAIATGRPGLTELLRKGLENLTYTMLCLPDDIQERGVGSLQSYYYRDDGLKIWAAIESFVSGIVGIYYRTSLSVQSDHELQAWVGEIFTKGFLGRQASGVPSTLGTAAELTKYLTMVIFTCSAYHAAVNSGQFELAVFMPNYPSSMRKPPPRNKAEVTLKEFLDTIPEMNTTSLILSVLWVLRNEDQDMRPLGTYPEEHFTEHGPKQLMAAFQDRLAEICREIEERNQSLALSYNYMYPPDIENSTAI